One window from the genome of Nicotiana tomentosiformis chromosome 5, ASM39032v3, whole genome shotgun sequence encodes:
- the LOC138891895 gene encoding uncharacterized protein has protein sequence MPPDRDIDFCIDLALGTQPISIPPYCMAPKELKELLEEFLSEGFVRPSVSPWGAPVLFVKKKDETMQMCIDYRQLNKVTIKNKCPLPRIDDLFDQFLGEHEQDLRVVLQTLREQKLYAKFSKCEFWQESVALLGNIVLGEGIKVDPKKIETVQSWPHHTSVTEIRHFLGLVGYYCRFVQGFSSTAAPLTRLTQKGAPFCKANVVAAALSNKAESMGSLTFITIEERPLDLDIHSLAIRLVRLDISEPNRVLACVVAQSSLLGQIKPRQFDDPHLAVLRETVLQGSSKDVSIGEDGVLRLHGRLCVPNVDGLRERVLEEAHSSQLTKSAHFIPVATTYTSERLAMIYIREIVRLHGVPVSIISDRGSQFTSYFLRAIHMGSVLAFVEFAYNNSYQSIEMALFEALYGRRFRSPVWWFEPGEAKLYGTDLVKDAMEKAKLIQERLRTAQSGQKSYVDQKVHDVSFMVGEKVLLKVSPMNGIIRFGKKGKLSPRFIGLFEVLRRVGEIAYELALPPSLSGVHPVFHMTMHWRYHADLPHVLDFSTIQLDESLGYEEDPVAIVTRQDRPLRSKRISAVKV, from the exons ATgccgccagatcgtgatattgatttctgtattgatttggctctcggtacccagcctatatctattccaccatactgtatggctccgaaagagttgaaggagttactTGAGGAGTTTTTATCAGAGGGGTTTGtgagaccaagtgtatcaccttggggtgcaccagtgttatttgtgaagaagaaagatgagactatgcagatgtgcattgattaccgccagttgaacaaggttaccatcaagaacaagtgcCCATTGCCGcgtatcgatgatttgtttgaccagtt cctgggggagcacgagcaggatttgagagtggtacttcagacactgcgagaacaaaagctatatgctaagttctccaagtgtgagttttggcaagAGTCTGTGGCACTCTTGGGGAATATTGTATTAGgagaaggtattaaggtggatcccaagaagattgagacagttcagagttggcctcatcacacttcggtgactgagatcaggcATTTCCtggggttagtaggttattattgccggtttgtgcagggttTCTCATCCACTGCAGCACcactgactagattgacccaaaagggtgctccgttct GCAAGGCCAATGTGGTCGCGGCTGCCTTAAGCAataaggcagagagtatgggtagcttgacATTCATTACaatagaggagaggccactagattTAGATATTCATTCCTTGGCTatcagacttgtgaggttggatatttcagagcccaaccgggttcttgcatgtgttgttgcccaatCCTCACTGTTGGGGCAGATCAAgcctcgacagtttgatgatccgcatttggcagttcttagagagacggtactacagggtagtTCCAAGGAcgtttctattggcgaggatggtgttcttcGACTCCATGGTcggctatgtgttcctaatgtcgatggcttgagagagagggttcttgaggaggcacatagttctca gttgaccaagtcggcacacttcattccagttgccactacttatacttcagagaggttggccatgatttatattcgggagatagtcCGGTTacacggtgtgcctgtttccatcatatcagatagaggctctCAGTTCACTTCGTATTTCTTGAGAGCCATACATA tgggatcagttcttgcctttgtcgagtttgcctacaacaatagttaccagtccatcgagatggctctatttgaggcattatatggccGACGGTTTCGTTCCCCCGTctggtggtttgagcccggcgaggctaagttatatggtactgatttggtaaaggatgccatGGAAAAGGCAAAGTTGATCcaagagcgacttcgcacagcacagtccggACAAAAGAGCTACGTGGATCAGAAGGTGcatgatgtatcatttatggtcggcgagaaggttctcttgaaagtctcaccgatgaaCGGTATTAttagattcgggaagaagggcaagttgagcccaaggtttataggcctatttgaagtgttgaggcgagttggggagattgcttatgagcttgctttacctcccagcctatcaggggttcatccagtttttcacatGACTATGCACTGGAGATATCATGCAGACCTaccacatgtgttagatttcagcactattcagttagatgagagcttgggttatgaagaggatccGGTTGCTATTGTTACTAGACAGGATCGCccgttgagatccaagaggatttctgcagtaaaggtatAG